DNA sequence from the Carassius carassius chromosome 6, fCarCar2.1, whole genome shotgun sequence genome:
CATCTTTTATCCATTTACCATGTTGGTTCATGTCTGAATTCTCATTTAAGTGCACACACTGCATTTGGAGATAAATTtgctctgattttttttttctaaagatcaATGCTTTTCTGTTTTTTAACTACTTCTTGAAATAAAAATCAACTGCCTTGCCTTCAGTACTTTTAGCATGACAGTTATTCAATAAAAGCATCATGTTGGATAAATAGTATTAAACTTGTATCATTGCTTAATTGTGTTCACAAAAATGATTTgtaagagaattttttttttcagaacagtaCTGTTTCctattgcagtgtgtgtgtgtgtgtgtgtgtgaataatcaACTTTTTGGGCCTTTCCTAAAACTAGCATAGAGAGTAATAGGGAAAGTCtttgaaatgtaaaaacatgATTAACATTAGTATAAGTGCTAATTAGATAAGACCCGACTAATCTTCTTTGTTTTTTACCCACTATGCAGCTTGAGGAATGCAAATGGTTTGACTGCAGCAGATCTGGCCCATGCTCAAggcttccatgattgtgctcagCTCCTCTCTAATGCACACAACCAGCTAACTCAGCTAAAAGTATTTGCCCATAATGGGACCAACCATTCACACATCCAGGGCTGCAGTCTTCTGAATGGGACAGCCAATAGAAAAAGATTTCTTGATTACACAGAGCCAAACCACGTGAAGAAAGCAAAAACTGagagtaagtcagtcttgtagtGCATTTTAATCACTTGCGTTTGTGCACAAAATCAACACTAAATCaaggaacatttttatttatttttttaattctgactATATTGCATGCTTTTCATGCAGGCATGGATTTTTCAGCGAAGACAAACAATGGAATTGGAGAGGAGCTTGAGATTATGAATGTGGAATCAGCTGCTGAAAACCAATCAGGTGGGACTGGACCTTCTCCACCAAAGTCTATTGAGTTTGAACATCATGAGGAGGACAGTGTTTCTTTGAGGAACCCCTCTCCCACCCAAAAAATGTTGGAGCCCACATCTATGACTTCTGTTCCTGGCCCCTGGCTATGGACAAACTCTTATGCATATTTATGAGGGCCAAGCCATCAACCAGTTCCCTCAGGTTTATCAACAAGCTCTCAATGCAAATTATTCAGCTAGTATATTTATATTGGACTTTTTTTCAGGCTGCTGAAATATCTGCAATATAAATATAGTTGGGGTGAGATGTCCATTTTTTTAGAAGCtgatatttattttcaaagtATGCACACACTTGACTTAAATAACAGACTTTACCAGTACTGTACTTGCAAAGACACACCagctaaaataatacataaatacatctaCAGAGTTGCTAGTTTTCTtgactttattttcattaactttTGCAATATTATCTGTAAATGGTTATTCTGAACAAGTTTTGTAAAAGTAGCTTGTTGTTAGCTTAATATTGTACAGTAGGCTTGAACGTAAAAGTTATATTTTCTGAATCTCCCAGCCACATATTTCACAATGAAATCATCAACTGATTTTAGGATATTTCATGTCATATTTACAAGTTAATGAATGCATTGGTTAATATTTTACTATGTAATTGTGCTCCCATCCtctattttaaagatatttagatattttgccTGTGATCTGCTTGTTTATTTGAAACACTGAAGCATTTTTTAGGTTATTTGATGGCGTTTctcggatttaaaaaaaaattcttactgctGACTTTTAAAATTAGTGTTAACTCTCACTTGTGACTTTTTGGAagggtactgtgtgtgtgtgtgtgtgtgtgtgtgtgtgtgtgtgtgtgtttgtgtgtgtgtttgttcacttgtAATAATAGTTGATTCAAAACAAAATTACATTGTACACTTTGAAACATGAGCAAAAAGGTGCTCATATGGAAAATGCAGTTTATCGATCTACAAGAATGTGCTGGGTACAAATGTTTTGTATTTCTGGTCTGGCCCAAGTTCATGTGTAATCAAGACCATTTGCTCTTCACATTCTGACGCATGTCTTGTTTTGAATGACAGATGAAGCCATAGCCACAGGTTTGAGGAATGGTCATGGGCAGCAGAACGGTTTTACTGCCAACAGCTTCACCACAAATGGGCAGTGCAATCCGTCCCAATTCAATGGGGTCGAGACCATTCCAGCTGAGTCAAGAATGGACATGTGTGGCTCACTGCACCTCAATGGTAGCCCAAGCAGCTGTGTATCTCACCGGCCTGCATGGGATGCGTTCCTGCCTGACTCCGGTGAACATCTGCGCTATGGACACTACCATGGTTTTGGGGATACAGCAGAGGACCTGGAAGATGCTAGCAGCTGTCAGGAGCACAGCACGGTCGTGAAGGTAGAGCAGAATTATGACCAAGAAGTTCTCAGTGCTGTGCAGCTGTTCCATGGATCATAAAGTGAAAATGGTTTCCAtccatttaattacaaaattgctGGCAGCAATATCCACCTTAAACTGAAGGGTTATCTTGCACCTTAACGCAGGCTGATTTGTTTTTGGGTTTTCTTTTTGATAAAGGGGAAAGTCTTTCTACCAAAGGGGAGAAATTGTATTGATTTTTGTATCTGAGCTAATGActctattttaaatgtatgtgtttGACCTCAACCTAGATATCTGagtgtatttctttttttcccctttaatgCAATGTTAGAATGTTAAGTAGTGCAAGAAGTTGATTTTTATGTGGATTAACTGTGTTTGTAGTTTTGTGCCAATGAATACTAGCTTTTTGAAAAAGGACACTTTTGTATATGACTGTtttgatgtatttgtttttttcctttgaaGCAACACTTACATGCTGACTATAAAAcagtgttttgttttctgaaaaagaaAGCTTAAGATGTATAACATTCCTTTACCTTTGTACCCTTTgttctaattaaaaaaatctaactcaaAAGAAGCTCATTTCATTGCCACCTGAAGACAATTCTCCTAAATAATATAGCCAGTTCAAGTAAAGgttgattcatttttaaaaagtaaaagcaaAGTTTCTCTTTCTTGCATGTACTTCAGTGCACTTTGGCATTAACCCTCAGTTCATCACTGACATACATTTTGTATGTAATGCACTGAGAAAAAGAGACATTCTTCTTTATAGGGTTTAATATGGGAaagcacacgtgtgtgtgtgtgtgtgtgtgtgtgtgtgtgtgtgtgtgtgtgagagagagaacctgtaccacaaaaccagtcataagtagcatgggtatatGTAACAATATCCAACAataaattgtatgggtcaaaattctctatattttttttcattaggaTATTTCATTAGAAGTAAAGCttgtgttccatgaagatattttgtaaacttcctactgtaaatatttcacacaaaaatgtatttattagtaatgtgcattgctaaggactttattttgacaacttcaaaggcaattttctaaatattttttattttttgcaccctcagattccagattttcaaatggtTGCATAgccaaaccatacatcaatggaaaaagCTTATATGATGACAGCCTATATGTGCAGGATATCGCATATGTTCAAAGGTACTTTGTTTTGAAATACATCTCGCAATGTCTGAAAGAAAGACAGGTCGCGGTGGTACATAAAAGATGGAAAGACTGTTCCCATGGGAAGCTGATATGcccacccactgatctatatatgtttTCTATTATAGATCAATGCGGTTTCCTGTCTCACGTGTTCATACCATAGACtgaataaaaacaggttcaaaccatagactgtatacaGACGGGTGTCACCTTTCTTCTGCGTCGACCTTGCTTTACTGCAAGGGCCTACTACAACGTCATTAGCGCTCCGCCTGTAACACATGGATCTTCGATTTAATAGAAGTGGACGCAGCATTTTTAACCCATGTAACTGGAACGATATACTGAATTCAACAGCATACATATATTACTTTTAATTATAAATGCTAAATTTGTAGATAATTTAAATGGCAAGAGTTATTATTAACAAAGTTCAATATATGTTTAATAATGCTCTACCCCCACACATATGACAGTGGTATCGTCTGTTTTCCGTGTTGAAATCCTCCAAGCTGAGCCGAGAAGCAAATTCGAAGAGAGGAACATTGTAAATTTTACAACATAAATTTATATCTAACACTTGTATAGTTTTAGCAATGTCTACTCCAGCAAGAAGGCGACTCATGCGGGATTTTAAAAGGTGAATCAAGAAAACAAAATATcaggagctgtttttttttccaaacccGGATGTACGTTACCTTTTAAAGACCAGAGAATGAGAAGAAACATTTAGTAAACATTTAGAAAGTTATTTGTTTTGTGTTAATTTGGAACTAAACTTGCTAAATCTAATCTGGCTCCCttatttgttttgataaaaaCACAACAGACTTCAAGCGGATCCTCCAGCTGGAGTAAGCGGTGCTCCGTCAGAAAACAATATCATGGTATGGAATGCAGTGATATTTGGGTAAGTAACGTTACTTATTGTGAACAGGGTTGTGATGTGGACTAAACCGAGTTTAGCATATTAATAGGTTCGCGTTTCTTTATTCTGTAACCCGAGCATTTTGACAACACTTTTCTTGACTAGTCTGCATGTGTGTTTTCAAGCGCTGAAACTAAAAACAAAAGATGACGTGGTGGCATTATTGGTTATCCAAGTGTGACCCCTTTGCATTCTTGCTTTCACAGGCCAGAAGGAACTCCCTTTGAAGATGGTGAATATAAACATTACTTCTTGAAATCTAGAAGTTCTAGTATTTCAAGACATGTATTGTGTATTCATGGTTTAAGCTTGTTTTTGTTATAGGTACATTCAAATTGACTGTAGAATTCACAGAAGAATACCCAAACAAACCACCCACAGTCAGATTCATATCAAAAATGTTTCATCCTAATGGTAAGATTTAGTTTTTGGTTTGTCATCATTTGTCATTCATAATCATAAATATGACAGTTTAAAATCGGTCTTCTTGATATAATGTAAGGGAATGgctcaccccaaaatgaatatttgctgaaATTGTAATCATCCTCAGGAGATAGCCAGTTCttagatgggtttgtttcttcatgggaacagatttggataaatttagcattacatcacttacttAACCAATGCATCCTCttctgtgaatgggtgccatcagaatgagagtctaaacaactgataaaaacccacaataatccacaagtaatgcacACAACTTCAGTCCATAAATTAAAGTCCTCAGAAGTGAAAAACAGTGTGTTTGTTAAAAACCAATCCATCATAAAGATGTTTTACCTTCAAACCTTTGCTTCTGGCCAATTTCTTTAATCAATAAAATGGCTGCCTCCAGTAAAaaaagttgtctcatctgaatcatgagagaaatctgcacagataaagcatcgtttacaagcaaaaacagttataaaataattattttggtggattttgatgtgagaggacaacaagggATGGACTCGAGGAAGCATTATAATGAaatatggacttgtattttagtatgaagcaatggtttgaagttaatgCCCTgaaagatttgtttcttacaaacactgtTTACTTCATAAGCCCTTAATTGATAgcctggagttgtgtgaattatatttttatcaatTGTTTGAAGTCGgactcattcactgcagaggatctattggtgaacaagtgatgtcttactaaatttctccaaatcttaagaaacaacataaatttaacaaaacatttctCTTTCAATGATACTTCAGTATATGCAGATGGAAGCATATGTCTTGACATCCTACAAAACCGGTGGAGTCCAACTTATGACGTGTCATCAATTCTCACCTCAATCCaggtaaaatataactttttactaTTATAAGTATAAATTTAAATCAGAACACCGCTTGATCAACTTGTTTTCCTGTTGGTTTTCCCCCAGTCTTTGCTTGATGAACCAAACCCTAACAGTCCAGCTAACAGCCAAGCAGCTCAACTCTACCAGGAGAACAAACGGGAGTATGAGAAGCGTGTGTCTGCTATTGTTGAGCAGAGCTGGAGGGACAGCTGACCAGACACTGCAGAGCACAGAACTTTGTGTGATTATAGTTTAGTTGAGTGAATTGTTCAAATGCACTTTAATCTAAATCTGTAAATTTTTCCCCTGGAGAACTTGTGCTCAGCCAATATCACCTGGTCATTTTCTATTCAAAAAGCGACACACATGGTGTCAGCCCAGAAACCTGGACTATATGATATCCAAGAGCCTTTTCTTTCTCAAGAAGAACCAAACTGAATGGACACGGTGCTGACTTGCCATCCTTGAACTGTCCATGCCACAATCGGAACTGATGATCCTGTTATGCTGTTTTTGTGTGTTCTGTTACAtgcctgaaagtttttttttctctgttccaTGTGTTATTGATTGCCTTGTGtactatattataataatacactTTAACTTTCATGTAAAGGATCGGTGTGTATGATTAGTCTACTGACTTTTTGATTGTCTTTACATGGTcgggaaaaaaaacagtttatggTAGCTGtaaccacagaaaaaaaataaatttgttaaagctgcagtcacaatttttttggttgaaaatgatccagaattagagattagactgtacagaaatttAAATCTACAGGTAACGCTAATACATACTAAATACACACAGTCACGCTgtgctgatgttgttaacattaacaatttgagAACTAAGTATAACAATAATCATTTGCACGGTTTGATGTGATCTGAGCTAAATTTACTCCTAATTGTTAGATTTAATCACCATTGGTAGTGCATTTTATTGTAATCCTTTTTATCTCAGTTGGTTAGAACAAAAGTGGCAGACATGTTACTTGTTCAAATGACATTTTctggtgaaaattcttatttgagTTATACTTCCAAGATGTATAATATGTGATTCTGAAGTGCAGTGAATATCCACACCGGTCCAGTGACTGACAGCCACACGTACACCTTGAAACTTTAAATTCATCCGCACTGAAGAGCAGTGCTGATGCACAACCCAAGCAAAGATAATAATTTTGCAAATAACTCCAATTGCAGGTTTAAACAGAGATGGCAACAAAGAGGAAAAACTTTATAGACTGCGGCTTTAAATGTCTAAGGAGCAGTACATTTCAAAcagatttattttaagatttttatatgATATACTAATATACTAGACACATgctacatgagtttcacaattatgtgaaaaaaaaattctctgtgTCCCCCCCTACATTTTGGACAATACTATTTCACTTTGGGTTTGTGATTAAGCCCAACACATGAGAAATGGAAACATTCAATTGGACATTCATCATTATCACAACCAACCATTTCCCATTGGCTCATTCGGATCAATAGGTAGATCAGTAGATGAAGGTTCTCTGTCAGCTATGGCTTTGGAGGTTTTATTCCGCTTCTCCCAGACAATGGTGAGGAGACGTTCTCCCAAGtgtcaatattattgtttttctgaTGTCTTTCTATGGAATTAAtggatttctttcttcttttctcttcttcCCTTCTCTTGCTGGGAATAACGGAAGGTATGGTAGTAGCTGTCATGCTTTCTTGGGGTTTATATCAGGTTTCTAGAAGCTTAGTAAGAAGGTCCACTTGCCGGCTACGATTCTCCCAACATCCATTTGACTAGTAAGTTGGATCTTCTCATCACCCAGCTCCTGACTTCGGATAAGGACTCTTTGGATACAATGCAGCAAGTGCCTTTGCAGAATGGGGTCTTCTTCCTGGCAGTGTTTCTTGTAGGCCTCATCTAACTCTTTGAGCAGTTCTGAAATTACACAGTaaaatttattgtaaatataatataatattctgaCTTCTATTTGCTATTTTGcaggtgtggtcacattagcaaGATTTcacagtataaaaaatatatttaagaagcTCAGCTCATACATAAACTACTTTCAATTCAAGCAAGTTTTCTTTTTGTCAAAGCAGTGAATTAGATTAGATTCCAACTGAAATTACTGGATTTCATCtgcaaaaaaattgtcaaacataAGAGCTTTCTTTCCATCCAAACTCTTGAAGATTAGAAAAAGCACAGTAAAGGAATCCTCgtgaaaaaaaaagccaaaattaaatctgttcataaaTTTATGCAATCATATCTCTTCAAAAGATTTGGATTAAACCTgattcataaatatttattttaaagtgttttattgaCGTTTTTGGACCTTATAGGTTTTGGTTACCTGGACTTTTAATGAATGGACAGAAATTTAtcaggtttcattaaaagtaTCTTAATGTGTGTTTCGAAAATTaacaacatgaaggtaagtaaattatgacagaatgtttatttttgggtgaactactcctttagtGCAATATTGTACGGATTTAAAATACTTAATCTAGCAGGCTACTTAACCTTGAAGTTTAATTTCACTATGAAGTTTGGTTTCACTGGCTGGTAAACACCAATCCTGACTTAAAAATATCACGAAATATTCAAAAGCCAATCACATTCTGAACTGGCTCAAATGCGACCTAAATGGGCAGATTTATTTAGAATTGACAGTTTCTTCCCACCAACTGCAGTGCTTTCAAACCCAAAATATTTTGACACAAAACCATCTGAGGTGGAGCATGTGTGCTAGGCTaccgtaataaaataaaaaaagctgttaTATTGTACGCTCATTTCTACCATATCCTATGagttgaaaaaactaaataaaaacgcATACACAAATTAAAAACTCAAGTAAGAATCTTAATATTTTTACCCTAGTGAAACACAATACCATCTGGCATTCAGCTGACATTCACATACAACGTAAGTgtgtctaactgtaaaataagtaaaCAACTGCAATCACAAAGATTTTCTGTTTTTGATTTtggctttttatttaattttatttttaatcttagaGTGGATTTAACTATAGGGTTTTTCTTTTTCCGGTGGTACCCTTACCTATGACACCTGCTAGATGGCTGCTCATCATTTTGTAATTCAAGAACCGACCAATCCGAGAGACgcaaaatgaaacaaataaaaaactgaaaattgagttttctccttttctctcgctctctccaggCCATGTGCAAGTGCTCGCAGAGTGCTACGGGGATCCCATTATGTGTCAACGGTGATTTGTAGCCTAACCCAGAACCTTTCGGTTGTGTATTTCGGTTGTGTACTGCATGACGAAGATGTGCTGTCCACAGCAGTCTCTGATTTGGATTATTTATTGGTTGAAGTGTGCAGTTCTCTCCCTTCTTCCCGTCTTACAGGGAACTGTTAGACATTGTAACGTGTAATGTGGATAAACTGTTTCATCAGCTCATCCCGAGCAGGGCTAGGCAAGTAGAGCGTCAACCACCTGTGACTTGTTCATGCTTGTCCTCTTTGCAGCACCCTCACGAGGTCCAGCGGCATGAGCCATTGCCTATGATACCTCACCGTAAGGACTGGGGTCCTAGGTCTTGCCCACCTGCTCACCACAAATAGCCATGGCCTATTGTTCTCAGGCTTCTAATAGGAGTTCCTGATTCCTTTGCTTGTCTTCGGAGGCCAGTCTATTAGAGAGTGTGGATGAACCACACAAACCTATTCACCTTGCTCACTGTGACCTCCCGGCTAAGATCTTAACGGTCCCGCCGCATATCGCACCTCGGTGCATTCCAGCCTTCAGAGCTCAAGAGAAAAGTCCATGGCACGtcgttttctccttttttccaaagcgctcgggcagttgcgctcctgaggcgtcttccattgctaagcaaccatgacctgcgcTCTCCATGAAGatacggaaatttcagcaaaggataaatggatttgcagcactaatcgcttgcagtagctctgctactaaatttatttcaaaatggcaatccatatacagctatgatcagctgttcattcatcttggctgagctttcaatgttgttacgggaaaggatgaagctgattggttggtacttgtcacatgacccgcggtgtgcttgcggcattctgaaaagttgagatgtttttaactcgatgcggtgctgaCGCGCCTGGACAAAACGAgcgcatcgcttccattatgagcgcgcaaaagacacaatatgtgaacagccccttatgAGGCCTTCAAAGCTCCCACCCTTGGGGTGGTGGGCCGGCCCGACAGGACATTTGGAAATCTTCCTGTTATAGAATTTCCCGCCACTCAGATGCTTTGGGACCTAATTCAGGAAAATCAGATGAGTACCACAAAGGTAAAACGACTCAAACCCCTGCCATTGGCACACATTGAGACAACTGCCTGATGTCTCACAATGGGTACTACGCACCGCTCGACACGGTAACACCATCCAATTTCAGAAAGGCCCACCTCCTTTCAGCAGGGTTCTTCCTATGATGATACGTC
Encoded proteins:
- the LOC132142488 gene encoding ankyrin repeat domain-containing protein 10-like, with translation MSVGMEPGFSNDEVLNIRYPLHRACRDGDVGALCSLLQRSSNQAELAAEDSFYGWTPIHWAAHFGKLECVTRLVQVGCEVNALTTRFAQTPAHIAAFGGHPECLLWLLHTGAEINRQDYVGEAPIHKAARAGNIECINVLLIQGAKPDLRNANGLTAADLAHAQGFHDCAQLLSNAHNQLTQLKVFAHNGTNHSHIQGCSLLNGTANRKRFLDYTEPNHVKKAKTESMDFSAKTNNGIGEELEIMNVESAAENQSDEAIATGLRNGHGQQNGFTANSFTTNGQCNPSQFNGVETIPAESRMDMCGSLHLNGSPSSCVSHRPAWDAFLPDSGEHLRYGHYHGFGDTAEDLEDASSCQEHSTVVKVEQNYDQEVLSAVQLFHGS
- the LOC132142489 gene encoding ubiquitin-conjugating enzyme E2 A-like, whose product is MSTPARRRLMRDFKRLQADPPAGVSGAPSENNIMVWNAVIFGPEGTPFEDGTFKLTVEFTEEYPNKPPTVRFISKMFHPNVYADGSICLDILQNRWSPTYDVSSILTSIQSLLDEPNPNSPANSQAAQLYQENKREYEKRVSAIVEQSWRDS